In Paenibacillus sp. BIC5C1, a genomic segment contains:
- a CDS encoding DUF4367 domain-containing protein encodes MRRISWMLAMVLVLSTLLAACGKKDAAAVVKDLNEVVGEMESYQGAGVMTLHTGDTPQQYKVEVWHQKPSYYRIALTNAKKDVTQIVLRNDEGVFVLTPSQNKSFRFQSNWPDNQGQVYLYETLIRSITGDSTRQFADEKESYVFDVAANYNTHALVRQKIWLNKSDYAPKQVEVSDSNANVVVDVKFDSFKFGTAFEKDAFDMQRNMTAATENGGKPGADSGAAPAGDGKETTNPQSATEEGSASNPSGTVSDGQTGVSDNAEQQGSEDPASGQGTEEPTSAEPEGTGSFGVIQPTYAPEGVKLKDDQIVEGSGDYSVMLRYEGTYNYTIFEARPQDRAVSLAPSRVLDLGFTLGMISGDALQTLTWMSDGVEYRITSADLPDNEMIQIATSMQEESGK; translated from the coding sequence ATGCGCCGAATATCATGGATGCTTGCCATGGTATTGGTCTTATCGACCTTACTTGCCGCCTGCGGGAAGAAGGATGCGGCAGCCGTGGTCAAAGATCTGAACGAAGTCGTAGGAGAAATGGAAAGTTATCAGGGGGCAGGCGTTATGACGCTGCATACCGGAGATACGCCGCAGCAGTACAAGGTCGAGGTATGGCATCAAAAGCCTTCATATTATCGTATCGCGTTAACCAATGCCAAAAAAGATGTAACGCAAATTGTACTGCGCAATGATGAGGGCGTATTTGTCCTGACGCCGAGCCAGAACAAAAGCTTCCGTTTCCAGAGTAACTGGCCGGATAACCAAGGCCAGGTTTACCTCTACGAGACGCTGATCCGCAGCATAACAGGTGATTCGACCCGCCAGTTTGCCGATGAGAAGGAAAGCTATGTATTCGATGTAGCTGCCAACTACAATACACATGCATTGGTCAGACAGAAAATATGGTTAAACAAAAGTGATTACGCTCCAAAACAGGTTGAAGTATCCGATTCGAATGCCAATGTGGTGGTCGATGTGAAGTTCGATAGCTTCAAATTTGGTACCGCATTTGAGAAAGACGCTTTTGACATGCAGCGTAATATGACTGCTGCTACTGAAAATGGAGGCAAGCCAGGTGCTGACTCAGGCGCGGCTCCTGCTGGGGATGGTAAAGAAACTACCAATCCTCAATCTGCAACAGAGGAAGGTTCTGCATCGAATCCAAGCGGAACCGTTAGTGACGGACAGACGGGTGTGAGTGATAACGCCGAGCAGCAAGGTTCAGAAGATCCAGCCAGCGGGCAAGGAACCGAAGAACCTACATCGGCTGAGCCGGAAGGTACAGGCAGCTTCGGAGTTATTCAGCCGACATATGCCCCGGAAGGGGTCAAACTGAAAGACGATCAGATCGTGGAAGGATCAGGAGACTATTCGGTTATGCTTCGCTACGAAGGAACATATAACTACACGATTTTTGAAGCGCGGCCGCAGGACAGAGCCGTATCGCTTGCCCCATCGCGTGTTCTGGATCTTGGATTCACCCTCGGTATGATAAGCGGAGATGCGTTGCAGACACTCACATGGATGTCAGATGGAGTAGAGTACAGGATTACAAGCGCAGATTTGCCAGATAATGAGATGATACAGATTGCGACCTCCATGCAGGAAGAGTCAGGGAAATGA
- the alr gene encoding alanine racemase, producing the protein MQEQYRPTQAEINLDHLCTNVDAFREALPQGMKLLACVKANAYGHGAVETARELERVGVDYLSVAFLDEALELRQHGITLPILVLGYTPPEGIAEAWRHDVTITLFSREVLEAIQHLETGTSSRKLKVHIKIDSGMGRLGLLPGDEALAFIQEAAKVNQVMLEGMFTHFAKADEKDKTYTLEQYRRFRGVVDALRDQGCVIPIIHTANSAAAIDTPELSYDMVRVGISLYGLYPTAEVNHQVVKLSPVLTLKTKAVLVKTLPPHWGVSYGTRYVTHGNERIATLPIGYADGFSRMLSGKAQVLVRGRRVPVVGTICMDQCMVSLQSFAAEAEEIQVGEEVVIIGHQSGAVITADEVASQLGTIHYEVICMMAHRIPRVYTRHGAVVARINPLLTS; encoded by the coding sequence GTGCAAGAACAATATCGGCCGACCCAAGCGGAAATCAATTTGGATCATTTGTGCACCAACGTAGACGCTTTCCGCGAAGCATTGCCGCAAGGCATGAAACTGCTCGCTTGTGTGAAGGCAAATGCCTATGGGCATGGAGCAGTGGAAACGGCCAGAGAGCTGGAACGAGTTGGTGTGGATTACTTAAGTGTAGCTTTTCTTGACGAAGCGCTTGAATTGCGACAACACGGAATTACCCTTCCGATTCTAGTATTGGGCTACACGCCGCCAGAAGGCATAGCTGAAGCCTGGAGACATGATGTAACCATTACGCTATTCAGTAGAGAAGTACTCGAAGCCATTCAACATTTGGAAACGGGCACATCCTCTCGTAAGCTGAAGGTTCACATTAAAATCGACAGCGGTATGGGCAGGCTTGGTCTGTTGCCTGGCGATGAGGCACTTGCTTTTATTCAGGAAGCAGCCAAGGTGAATCAGGTCATGCTGGAAGGCATGTTTACCCATTTTGCCAAGGCGGATGAAAAAGACAAGACCTATACACTGGAGCAGTATCGACGGTTCCGAGGCGTGGTTGATGCGCTGCGGGATCAGGGATGTGTCATCCCGATTATACATACGGCGAACAGCGCCGCCGCCATTGATACGCCGGAATTGTCCTACGATATGGTGCGTGTGGGAATCAGCCTTTACGGACTGTATCCTACGGCAGAGGTGAATCATCAGGTGGTGAAGCTGTCCCCGGTATTGACACTGAAGACGAAGGCGGTTCTGGTCAAAACGTTGCCGCCCCATTGGGGTGTCAGCTACGGAACCCGTTATGTAACACATGGGAACGAACGAATAGCGACCCTGCCTATCGGCTATGCAGACGGATTTTCAAGAATGCTGTCAGGTAAAGCACAAGTACTTGTGCGCGGCCGCCGTGTTCCCGTCGTCGGTACGATCTGCATGGATCAGTGTATGGTGTCGCTACAATCTTTTGCAGCAGAAGCAGAAGAAATTCAAGTCGGCGAAGAGGTTGTTATCATCGGTCACCAATCGGGTGCAGTCATAACTGCAGACGAGGTGGCATCTCAGCTCGGTACAATTCACTACGAAGTGATCTGCATGATGGCGCATCGAATCCCGCGGGTTTATACCCGTCATGGAGCAGTAGTCGCCAGAATCAATCCTCTTTTGACATCCTGA
- a CDS encoding CopG family ribbon-helix-helix protein — MANLQNTKRIMISLPDYLLQEVDGIVALENSNRSELIRQAMKLYLTERKKRYIRESMQRGYMEMAKINLTMASEAFHAEEDADSTLDRLVSGV, encoded by the coding sequence GTGGCCAACTTGCAGAACACCAAGCGGATCATGATCAGTTTGCCTGATTATCTTTTGCAAGAAGTGGATGGCATCGTAGCGCTGGAGAATTCCAACCGCAGCGAATTGATTAGGCAGGCCATGAAGCTGTATTTGACGGAGCGTAAGAAACGTTACATCCGTGAATCGATGCAGCGAGGGTACATGGAGATGGCGAAGATTAACCTCACCATGGCATCCGAGGCCTTTCACGCGGAGGAAGATGCGGACAGCACTCTGGACCGCTTAGTTAGCGGGGTGTAG
- a CDS encoding type II toxin-antitoxin system PemK/MazF family toxin, translating into MIVKRGDVFFADLSPVVGSEQGGVRPVLVIQNDIGNRFSPTCIVAAITAQIQKAKLPTHVEIDAAAHGFDRDSVILLEQIRTIDKQRLTDKITHLDEETMKLVNEALQISLGLIDF; encoded by the coding sequence TTGATCGTAAAACGCGGTGACGTTTTTTTTGCGGATCTTTCTCCCGTTGTCGGTTCCGAGCAAGGTGGAGTCAGGCCGGTTCTGGTCATCCAGAATGACATCGGCAACCGGTTTAGTCCTACTTGTATTGTGGCGGCGATTACCGCCCAGATCCAAAAGGCAAAGCTGCCGACGCATGTGGAGATTGATGCGGCGGCACACGGCTTTGACCGGGACTCGGTTATTTTGCTCGAACAAATACGGACGATTGATAAGCAGAGGCTGACCGACAAGATTACCCATCTGGACGAGGAGACCATGAAACTGGTCAACGAAGCCTTACAGATCAGCCTGGGTTTAATCGATTTTTAA
- a CDS encoding alpha-galactosidase: MSIYIDQEKLQFHLQTQKASYVFQVLPSGYLVHLYYGKKLRDTDLSWLHVRTERASFSPNPVPEDRTISFDTLAQELPVYGTSDFRNPVIQLQLENGSTVSEFTYTGHRLIKGKAALTGLPATYVESDDEAETLIVELEDRVAGIKIELSYTAFTAFNAITRSMRIINESATSVNIARALSSSVDFPHADYELLQLSGAWTRERDIVRRPLASGLQGIESRRGSSSHQQNPFIALMTPGTDEDQGEVYGFSLVYSGSFTAQAEVDQFHTTRVSLGINPFEFSWKLDSQESFQTPETVMVYSDAGLDGMSQSYHELYRERLARGQFRNAERPVLVNNWEATYFGFNADKIEQIAQAGKKLGIELFVLDDGWFGHRDSDNSSLGDWIVDKNKLPQGLDDLANRVTSLDMQFGLWFEPEMISPDSELYRAHPDWCLHVPDRRRTEGRQQLVLDYSRQDVRDEIVRMLSDVLGSAPITYVKWDMNRNMTEIGSALLPADRQRETAHRYMLGLYDVMERITSAFPNILFESCSGGGGRFDPGMLYYMPQTWTSDNTDAISRLRIQYGTSLVYPVSSMGSHISAVPNHQVNRITSLEIRGHVAMSGNFGYELDLTRFTEEENAIVKAQVELYKEIRGTIQYGTFRRLLSPFEGNETAWMFIAPDGREAVVFYFRVLSEPNAPLQRLKLKGLDPDADYRLKGGSETFTGDALMYGGISVGRASGDYLSEMFRFERV; the protein is encoded by the coding sequence ATGAGCATTTATATTGATCAGGAGAAACTTCAATTTCATCTACAGACTCAAAAGGCAAGTTATGTATTTCAGGTCCTGCCTTCGGGATATTTGGTACATTTATATTATGGCAAAAAACTGCGTGATACTGATCTGAGCTGGCTTCATGTGCGTACAGAGCGTGCTTCGTTCAGCCCGAATCCGGTGCCGGAAGATCGGACGATCTCTTTCGACACATTGGCGCAAGAATTGCCCGTATACGGGACGAGTGATTTCCGTAATCCGGTAATTCAACTACAGCTTGAGAATGGTTCAACCGTTTCAGAGTTTACGTATACAGGCCACCGATTGATCAAAGGAAAGGCAGCGCTTACGGGACTGCCAGCAACTTATGTCGAGTCTGACGATGAAGCCGAGACACTCATCGTTGAACTGGAAGACCGTGTTGCAGGGATCAAGATTGAACTTAGCTACACGGCCTTTACAGCATTTAATGCGATTACGCGTTCCATGCGCATCATTAATGAGAGCGCTACCTCGGTCAATATTGCTCGTGCGCTCAGTTCTTCCGTTGATTTCCCGCATGCCGATTACGAATTGCTGCAACTGTCAGGAGCATGGACTCGTGAACGGGACATCGTTCGCAGACCGCTTGCTTCCGGCCTGCAAGGCATCGAGAGTCGTCGCGGCTCAAGCAGTCACCAGCAGAACCCGTTCATTGCACTGATGACACCGGGTACAGACGAGGATCAGGGTGAAGTCTACGGGTTCAGTCTTGTATATAGCGGCAGCTTTACTGCACAGGCAGAAGTGGACCAGTTCCACACCACTCGTGTATCGCTGGGAATCAATCCGTTTGAGTTCAGCTGGAAGCTGGATTCGCAGGAGTCATTCCAGACACCTGAGACGGTCATGGTTTATTCGGATGCAGGTCTGGATGGCATGTCCCAGTCGTATCATGAATTGTACCGGGAGAGACTGGCACGCGGACAATTCCGCAATGCAGAGCGTCCGGTTCTGGTCAACAACTGGGAAGCGACCTATTTCGGCTTCAATGCAGATAAAATTGAGCAGATCGCCCAGGCGGGGAAGAAGCTTGGCATTGAACTGTTCGTACTGGATGATGGATGGTTTGGACATCGAGACAGTGATAACTCCTCACTCGGTGACTGGATTGTGGACAAGAACAAACTGCCACAAGGCCTGGATGATTTGGCCAACCGGGTAACCAGTCTGGACATGCAGTTCGGATTATGGTTCGAGCCGGAGATGATTTCGCCAGACAGCGAATTGTACCGTGCTCATCCGGACTGGTGTCTGCATGTGCCGGATCGCCGCCGGACGGAAGGGCGCCAACAATTGGTACTCGATTACTCCCGTCAGGATGTGCGTGATGAGATTGTACGCATGCTAAGCGATGTGCTTGGATCTGCGCCGATCACTTATGTGAAATGGGACATGAACCGGAATATGACGGAGATAGGTTCTGCATTGCTGCCAGCAGACAGACAGCGCGAGACTGCGCATCGCTACATGCTCGGGCTGTATGATGTTATGGAACGAATCACTTCAGCGTTCCCGAACATCCTGTTCGAGAGCTGTTCAGGTGGTGGTGGCCGCTTCGATCCAGGCATGCTGTATTACATGCCACAGACGTGGACCAGCGATAATACGGACGCGATATCCCGTTTGCGTATTCAGTATGGTACAAGCCTGGTATATCCGGTAAGTTCAATGGGGTCACATATTTCAGCTGTACCTAATCACCAGGTCAATCGAATTACTTCTCTAGAAATTCGTGGACATGTCGCGATGTCGGGTAACTTTGGATACGAGTTGGATTTGACTCGTTTCACAGAGGAAGAGAATGCCATTGTAAAGGCGCAGGTTGAGCTGTACAAAGAAATTCGGGGAACCATCCAATACGGAACGTTCCGGCGCTTGCTAAGTCCGTTTGAGGGAAATGAAACGGCCTGGATGTTTATTGCACCAGATGGCAGAGAAGCTGTTGTATTCTACTTCCGTGTGCTGTCTGAACCGAATGCACCGCTCCAACGTCTGAAGCTGAAGGGCCTGGACCCTGATGCGGATTACCGCCTGAAAGGTGGCTCCGAGACGTTTACCGGGGATGCGCTGATGTATGGTGGGATCTCTGTAGGCCGTGCATCGGGAGACTATCTGAGTGAAATGTTCCGCTTCGAACGGGTATAA